The Gossypium hirsutum isolate 1008001.06 chromosome A03, Gossypium_hirsutum_v2.1, whole genome shotgun sequence genome contains the following window.
TGAAGGAGTAGAAACAATGGATCACCTCTTAGTCCTCTTCCGCGAATGTCCTGTATTAGTGTCAATTTGGAGAGCATTATCAACCTCGAATTTTATACAGGAATCTACTATAGCATTCGAACAGTGGCTTACCAGGGTTTTCGCTCAACAGCCTTCCAGTCTTTGCAGAATATTTTGCTGTGCGCTATGGGCCATCTGGGGGACAAGAATGCTCGTattcataaaaagaaaaataaatctgGTCAGGAGATAGCAAAATTTGTCCACAACTATATATCAGAGTTAAATGGCGTCGGACAAAGAACATTCAAAGGTTTAACGGAGGAAATAAAATGGAAACGCCCACCTGTTCAAACAGTAAAAATTAATTTCGATGGAGCCTACGATGAGAGGAATCAACAGTCAGCATCTGGAGTTGCTGTATGAGGCAGTGCAGGGCTGGTCCTCCTATCATGCTTGGAGATTCATCAAAGAGTACCCTCAACCTTCGCTGCTGAAGCCCTTGCTTGCCGTAAAGTTAGGAATCGACATGCAATGGCCAAAAATAATCATTGAGGGTGATTCTTTATCGATAATAAAGAAATGCAACGCTAAAGGGTATGATAAATAGCAGATAGGGGCGTATATACATGACATTCATCAGTTAAAGACTAGATCCAGGAATCTAAGGTTCGAATATACCCCAAGAATAGCAAATTTTTTAGCCCATATTTTAGCAACAGAAACTTTGAAGAGGAAGGATAAGACGTACCTTGTTGAGAGTGTCCCCAGATTTGCCAAAAACCACATGGAAAATGACAGCGTGAGAGAACTAGACTGAAGAAGAAAGGAGATAGAGAGAAAATAAGGAAGTTTCAAAATGAACAGATCAAAAGTCATGAGGATTAAAGCTTCCTTTGAAAACAACAGCGCCATTAAAATTGAAATGACAGAATGATGGAAAGACAAGCGTCAGGTTTTTTCTGATTGGGCATTTAGTCGGTGGCATAATTACACTTCTAGAATTTTCTGTTTATTTTAGTATCTAAGATATTTTTATATCACGGGCCATTTTGAGTGTTGGGCCTTCAGTATTGTTCTGTTTATTTTTGaactttgttttatattttaattgctATACAAGCCCAATCCgattattatttcaaaaaaaaaaactattttagaacaatatgttaaataatataagTTTGTACTATAAATTCATTTGCAGAAAGCTTTGTTTGATGCTAAGCCAATGTCTTGGACTAAACCACCGGGATGCAACAGAAACTTTTCTCCTTAGAGTTTGACTTGTTCTTTTGAACTCTCTCCTTGCCATGCAATGAGTTGTTCCTGGAATTACTCAAACCATTGAATTCCTTGGGAATTTTCACGAGGATAGATGGCTTAACGATGCTATGATTCTTGAAACCTTGCTCACTCGTCCAAGAGCAATCCTGAAAAAACCGAACCAACTGTATGTTATCCCTGTAAATTGATATGACTTTCGTAGGATGTTGAATTAGTAGATCACTCCAAAAAGGGTCCTCCAATAGCTCCACTAGTTCCTTTTTCTCCTCTAATGCTGGAGGAGGTTCTTCCCCAGGATTATTAGAAACCTCATCCTCACAATCTGATCTTAGCCACGCTTGGCTATCAAAGAAGGCCTCCTCTTCTTCACTATCTGCAAAAGAAAAAATTGGTTATATTGTATATTATCCTATATATTtaggaatatattatatatatcttttctatttttatgttATCATTGTTGTATAAATATTATCTATACTCTTAAAAGGGATTATCTGCGTGAACCAAAAGgagtcaataaattattttcatcCAGAAAGAGTggcaagagaaaagaaaaaataaaaaaaaaaacccagccATTTTGAAGTTATGTTAGCGTACAACTTCAAGCAACCGTGTTTTTCTAGTCAATTGTTCAGGCCAGCTGCAATTAGAAGCACCACTCAATTTTTGTACCTTCCATCcaatttcaaaacttaaaaacacttttttatttggttaaattttgctattagtacATGTATTTTACGGAAATTATGTatttaatctttattctttaatttgatatttttagtctttatacttttcacattttaaagttttaattccCACTaaacaataattgttaaatttattaagtttttctattttcaaattttgattcgacaaatatattattatgtgTAATATACTATGTGAGCTTGTTATTTTCGTATATTGTTCACTAAAAACTTAGTTAATGGATGAACAACTGTCATTTATGTTAagactaaaatttgaaaatttgaaaaataataatccaattagataatatagactaaatttaaaattgtatGCATAAAAcatgactagtaattgaatttaactgtTATTGTTTAAGTCAAGACTAAaacaattcaaaaagtatagaattaaaattaacacCTTAAAAAAGTTTAAGGATTAAACCCACAATTTTTACAAAGTACAAGAACTAACAgtagaatttaacctttttaattcTTATAACTTCTTGTATCCATAATCCTTTCCTAACAACTTGAgtttaacttcttcttttttaaataatgtaTAGAATTATTTATAACTCAACCTCGAACTTGACTTTAATTACATGAAGTTCCTAAATGAAATGTTTGTAGAAAAAAGAATGGGTTAAGATAGTAGACGTACCGATCTTATCGTCGAGTGGACAATCTTCATTGATCTCCAAGACAGGTGACAGCAGGCAGAGTCCTGTACTGTTAGAACAAATCCCTTTATCTGGTGTCTCAAGTTCCTGGACTGAACCACAGGTATCCATTACAAATTGGAATGGCTTCTTACCAAACCAAATCAAAGATTTTAAGATTTGAGTTATCCCGTAATGAAACTTTTCTGCAATTGAAGACAAGagatccaatatatatatatatataaatatatttgtctTTTAGCCAAACGCAATGTGGAAGTATAAAAGATTATTCTTTCAAGGAGAGTAACAACGTAAAAAGGCATTGAAAATGCTTTGGGACATCCGCAGCATTGTTCGATTCTTTTGGccttcttttttatgtttttttgtttttatcgATTTCACtccatttgttttatatttagtagagttagattgtattttatttttttatttaaaaatagataatttaatttatgtatgttagattaaataaaaaattaatttttcttttaaaatttcctttcatttttattattaaaaattagtccATATACGTCAACATAATGTATATGTGGCACGCAGATGTCATTATTTAGTTATTCCGTCAAGAGAAGATATTatatgaaactgtgatttcacATCAtctttattcattttcaataagaaaatgataaataagatattttctcttgatttttagtatttttagttagatttgatttttttcaggaggaaaaagctaaaaatcaagagaaaaaaatctaatttgtcaTTCTTCTATTGAAAATGGATAAATATgacgtggaatcacagtttcataccaTTCTTTCTCTTCCGTTAATCAcatcagtttttaacaatacagatagataatgaataaaattataaataaaaagaactaatttattttttatctaatttattaagattaatttattattttttaataagaaaaagtaaaatacaACCCAATTTATAACAAAAGAGTTGTTGTAAAGGGAAATGCTAGATATGGGATTGATATAATTTTTGGGTACATAAAAATTGGAATACGACAAATCACTAGAATTAAATAGAATAGCAGTCTATCAACAGCTTTTTATAATCTGAGTTATGTTTTCTCTTttccaataaaaaaattactgaattattacagaaaaaaatggcatgaaaaatatataatcttTCCGAGACACGAGAAAATGGAGAAATTAAAGTTGAAGATATctaaaatcttaattaaatttgAAGTAATTAATATATTAACAATCATGAATAATAATTACAAGAATatagtgaaatatgaatgatgaaatctcaaagaataatgaaatgggttacatgaaaaatgaaaaaaaaaaaacaacattgaTCATTTCATCATAACTCTGAATTCCTCGAAGCTTAAAACACCATCACCATTTATGTCAAAATGTTTGATCATAACCATACATTCATCAATGGACTTTGATTCCCCAAGTTTTTTCAACATTTTCTTGAGTCCTTTAGGTGTAATGAACCCACATCCATCTTCATCATACATCCCAAAAGCTTGTCTCAAATCTTTCAACTTctcttcttcatcatcttcttccattAACTTAATAAGATCTTCCAAATCCAATAACCCATCACCGTTGGAATCCAATGCTTCCACTGCAACTTCGGCTATATTTAACAACAACTTCCCACCCATTTGGCCTAATCTATGGCTTAACTCAGAAGCTGAGATTTTCCCATCTCCATCTTTGTCGAAATATCTGACAACTCGATCATATTCTTCACTTCTCATCATTTCGAAGTATCAGCTAAAACACAGCTTAGGGTTTATTGTAAGAACGATAAccaggttttttttttgtgtgtgtgtgcatacatatatatatatatagaaagagAGAGAGATAAGGATTGAAGCACTGCGTGAAGGCCGTGTGCCAGTCTTGTACCGACTTAACTACAATAATTGAAGAAGAAAGTGCTCTGAATCTTctgaaacttaaaataaaataaaataaaataaaataaaaagagagggATGATCAAAAGCAGGAAAAAGAACATGATAATATAACGATAATGATGATGACGACGATGATGATGAAGAAAATGGAAAGTAAGTTTTCGTGTAAATAGCATCTGGAAAGGAAATAAGAAGGGAATTAAAGAATGATGGGACATTTTCAAATGGGTTATACGTTCCTTATTGATAAAGCATATTTATTATAGATTGAAATTAGTTCACTACAATTATCAATTTAATGactatattattaaaataaataaataaatttaaattataacacAATTAATATTTACtgtatagaaaatattttaaaaattatttatttcaattacagTTAAATCCCatataatctttaaaaaccataaaaactctaaaaaattaaatttattaagaaataaataatagtttttaaACCATAAATGTTTGCATTAGTCCACTtaggtattaatttattctttttaataatacaaaaattaaattgatccacttactaataaatgaattaattcgATCAGGTCTCTTTGTCCAATATACTAAATTCAacattttctttataatttatatattttacattttacctTTGGAATTTTTATAgactttaataattattaatttttataattctattttttttaatttcactccTCTAGAATGAATTTGAATGTGTGGTTGTTTAGTTCATCTCCGATgtgctatttttattattttttataattatttacatatttgaatttttttatatttttatatttttaaattttttttttgtaattttgcacTTATCTAGAATGAAAATGAAcaattgattgtctaagttcatcctaaatgtgtattttaatttattttttaaaattttctagcatGATATGTCATATTAGCATACATCCACATGTCATGCCATCTGTCAAATTCTAGTGGTTTTTATCAATAACCTGGTCGACCATTAACGATTAAAGCGAGAGTTTAGATcaagtaattttttttccatcactaaAAAATCAATTAGATATAAGGGCGAGCTTTAGTGAGGACCTTGTTTACTTTAGCCTATAAAAGGgaaatttttttagatttgttataaaacttaaaagaaatataGAATGAACAAGAGAGAAGAACAGAAGATGAAAGGatgattcaactttcacattGGCATCCAATAAGCTTGTACATGTCCTTTATTTATAGGGCTTCAAAAACCATAAGTTACAAACCATTAAAGACCAACTTTAAGGTACCCTATAAATGATTTAGGGGCTACAAGATAAtgagtttagggattatggaCATTCATCTTTTAAGGGTTACAATAGGATAAATTTCGGGGGTTATGGACATCCATTTATCAATATATTTtacaacactcccccttggatgtccataaatgaaaatgtgcactacaggaaaatagggctttagcggcgtttttagcggcgttttatcaaaaaacgccgcaaaaattgtaaaacacataGCAATAGCGGTGTTTTaccaaaaatgccactaaaaacagagcaatagcgacgcttttggaaaaacgccgctaaaaaccagagcattagcggcgcttttggcaaaacgccgctaaaagtcatataacccctaaaccaaaaaaatcataaacactaatctataacccctaaaacaataattattaaaatttatggttatacaatatattaaatattttcttatataatcgtaaaagagatagtattgaatttaaaatatcgaattaattatcattatagtttatggtttatggtttaagatatatagtttagggtttaagatttttgagttaactatggtttaagatacatggtttagggtttaaggtttaggagttaactagtatttgaaggtttatgatgaattatgggtttagggattataatttagggtttaggggttagggttggagtttaatgtgtaagggtttggggttaagggttaagggtttggagtttagaaaaataataataattaaaaatatttaacttgtttatatttaaaaaattaaaaaatataaaatgaaaataacatgaatatatttataaaaaaaattaaaacaatatcattagGTTTAAATAAATTTGCGTtaagtatttataaatttaattggaAATTTAACTTAAACGGGGtcgttttctttttgaaatgttttctttttctcatgCCCGACACTAAAACCCCTAATTTTTAAAGtcattgaatatatattaataaaaaaacataattgttTAACTTAAACATGATTGTGctttaagcatgatattaatatattttatttttattcaagtcTCACTTCATTCAAtatatgagcctaaaattttatctaagtatGCCCATATTAATAAAAGGCTTAACCTAAacccaatttaatatatatatttatattatttttaatttaatatttaatatcctatatatgtaattgaatttaaatttttaatttatatttattaaaattttatatgtaattgtATTAGCATTTTTTAATGTTGACATTGTTACTAAAAACATGGTCCTTGGGGAAGCAAGGTTAAAAACACCAGTTAAATCAAATTGTTAGTTGCTAGGATTTTGTCCTTCttataatttacaaaaataaaataaaatcaaattatcagtataaaacatgtcaaaattaattctt
Protein-coding sequences here:
- the LOC107888027 gene encoding calcium-binding protein CML38 gives rise to the protein MMRSEEYDRVVRYFDKDGDGKISASELSHRLGQMGGKLLLNIAEVAVEALDSNGDGLLDLEDLIKLMEEDDEEEKLKDLRQAFGMYDEDGCGFITPKGLKKMLKKLGESKSIDECMVMIKHFDINGDGVLSFEEFRVMMK
- the LOC107886235 gene encoding uncharacterized protein, with translation MDTCGSVQELETPDKGICSNSTGLCLLSPVLEINEDCPLDDKIDSEEEEAFFDSQAWLRSDCEDEVSNNPGEEPPPALEEKKELVELLEDPFWSDLLIQHPTKVISIYRDNIQLVRFFQDCSWTSEQGFKNHSIVKPSILVKIPKEFNGLSNSRNNSLHGKERVQKNKSNSKEKSFCCIPVV